DNA sequence from the Planctomycetota bacterium genome:
CGGCGGCCGGATCGGGTTTTCCCACCTCCCCGACCGCCCCGACGACGAGCGGCAGCGCAACCGGCGCCGCGTCGCCCAGCTCACCGACGGCCAGGCCGGCGCGGCGTTTCTCGTGCCGATGGACGTGTCGAGCGACGACCAGATCGCCGCGGTCATCGACCGGGCAAAGCAGGAATTCGGCACGATCGACTTCCTCGTCCACTCGATCGCCTACGCGCCGATGGAGGACCTCAAGGGGCCGACCACCGACTGCAGCCGCGAGGGCTTCCGGATCGCGATGGAGACCAGCGCCTACAGCCTCCTGGCGGTCGCGCGGCTGGCGCGGCCGATCCTCGCGGCCGATGCCTCGATCCTCACGCTGACCTACTTCGGCGGCGAGAAGGTCGTGCCCGGCTACAACATCATGGGTGTCTGCAAGGCGACGCTCGACGCCTGCGTGAAATACATGGCGTTCGACCTCGGCCCGGCCGGCGTCCGCGTCAACGCGATCAGCGCCGGCCCGCTGCGCACGCTCGCCGGCCGCGGCGCCGGAGTCGAGGAGATGCTCGGACTCTACGAGCACATGTCGCCGATGGGGCGCAACATCACCCACGAGGAGGTCGGCAAGGCCGGCGCGTGGCTGCTCTCCAAGGACTCGCTGGGGATCACCGGCGAGATCCTCCACGTCGATGCCGGCTACAACATCATGGGCTCCCCCGGGCGGCTGCTGAACCTCGTCCGCAAGCCGGGGGAGTGACGGGGATGGCGCGCGGGAGCGCGACGGCGATCGCCGTCGCGGTCGTGACCGACGGTGAGATGGTGCTCGTCGGCCGCCGCAGTGCGGATGCCCGCGAGGCGCCGGGGCGCGCCGAGTTTCCCGGGGGCAAGCAACTCCCCGGCGAGGATCCGGCGACCGCGGCGGCGCGCGAGTGCTTCGAGGAGACCGGGATCGCGGTCGTCGTCGGCGCCGAGATCGCGCGGGTGCCGTCGGCGGCCGGTGACAGCGTGCTCGAGATCACGTTCGTCGCGGCCACGCCCGTCGATCGCGCCGCGGCGCCGCGGGCGCCATTTCGCTGGGTAGCGCGCGGCGACCTGGCCAGCCTGCCCTTCCCCGCCGCCAACGCGGCCGTCGTCGCCCGGCTCGTCGCCGCCGCCACTCACGGCGGGTCGTCGCCGCCGGGATGCCAGGGGTGACAGCGAGCGATCCGCGCGAGGCCCCGCAACGAGCCCTTCACCAGGCCGTCGCGCTCGATGACGATCCGGACGTATTCGCTGCACGTGGGCCGAAACCGGCAGGTGGCGCCGAGGAGCGGGCTGAGGAGCCACTGATAACCGCGGATCGCGGCCACCACCAGCGCGACCAGCCCGTGATGCACGACCCGGCCGAGGCGGCGCGGCATGTCCATGGCCGTCACCTCCGTCGGCCCGCTGCCGGGGGCTCACCGCCGGGGCGCTCGCGCCGGCCGACGGCGCGGCGGCCGAGATCGACGAGCAACGTCTCGATTTCGCGCTGCCCCGCGGCCCCGGCCGGCACCGTGCTCGTTCGGACGACGACGCAGAAATCGTGATCGGCGGCCAGCGCGTGCGCGATCCGGCGAAAGGCCTCGCGAAGACGCCGCTTCCAGCGGTTGCGGACGACGGCATTGCCGACGCGGCGCGACACCGACAGGCCGAGCCGCGGACCGCCGGCCTCGTCGCGCCGGCGGACATGGACGACCAGCCCGCCACCGGCCGCGGTCCGCCGGGCGGCGTAGACCCGTGCGAAGTCGGCGGCGCTGCGGAGGCGCGACGCACGCGGAAACGGTGCCGGCCGGTCGGTCACCACTGGAGCCGCGACCGCGGCCCGCTCCCTGACGGCGGCTCGGCAGCGGCGGCCGCCTCGCGGAGGCGCTCGACCGCGGCGGCGTCGGCGCCCTCCGGCAGCATCACCTGGACCTCGGCGATCAGGTCGCCGCGCGTGCCGTCGCCATGGTGCACTCCCATCCCCGCGGCGCGGAGGCGGCGACCCGAACTGGTCAGCGGCGGCACGCGGAGGGTGATCGTGCCCCACGGGGTCGGCAGGTCGACCTTCGCCCCCGACAGTGCCTCGGAAAGCGACACCGGCAGCGGCACGGTGAGCGTGTCGCCGTCGCGCCGGTAGAGTGGATGGGGTTCGACCTTGACCTCGAGCAGCAAGTCACCGGCCGGTCCGCCGCCGGCACCGGGCATTCCCTGGCCACGCAGCCGCATCTTCGCGCCGTCGGCGATGCCCTGCGGGATCGTCACGCTGATCGTCTCCGCGCCTCCGCCACGGTCGACGCGGAGGTCGCTCTTACCCCCTTCGATCGCGAGCTTGAAGGGAACCACGAGCGCACTCTTGAGATCGTCGCCGGTGGCCTGGGTGGCGCGGCGGCGCGAGCGCGACTTCGACCCGCCACCCCCTCCGGGGGCCGCTCCCTGGCCACCGAACAGGTCGGCGAAGCCGCCGCCGAACAGGCTCTCGAGATCGATCTCGCCGGTGTCGAAGCCGCCCCCCTCGCCTCCGGGAAACCCGGCGCCGGGAAACGGCCCCCGCCCACCGCGCCGTCCCCCTGCGGCCTGCGCGCCCTCGAACGCACTGCCGTAGCGGTCGTACATCTCGCGCTTGCCGGGATCGTTGAGGACGTCGAACGCCGTCTGGACGCGCTTGAATTTCTCCTTCGCCGCATCGTCGTCGGGATGGAGATCGGGGTGGTACTTCCGCGCCAATTCGCGGTAGGCCTTGCGGATCTCGTCGGCCGAGGCGGTCCGCGGGACACCGAGCGTCTGGTAATGGTCGTCGGCCATCGCGAACCGCCTGGGGAAGCGCCGCGGACAGCCCAGCACCGCACGGGGGACGGGTGACCGATGGCAGAAAAGCTTCGGAAAAGCAGTGTAGGACCGGTGTTCGTCGGCGGGCAAGCCGCCGGCCGCTATCGCTGCCTTCCGCGCCGTTCACGGCGCGCAGCCCCCTCGCCACGCGGCTGCGCGCGCCGCCCACGCGGGACCGGGCCCGACGAAGGCTCGGCGGCGACCGCTCCCGAGTCGCCGTCAAGGAACATGCTCTGGCAGCGGATCGCGGGCTCTCCCGCAGGCGGCTGGCGGAGGTGAAACGCCCCGTCGCTGTCCATCACCCGGGCGCGGGTGTTGTCGGCGAGGTAGACCGGCACGATCTCGCGGAGGATCCGGGCGACCAGATCGGGGCTCTCGATCGGCACCATCACCTCGACGCGCCGGAAAAAGTTGCGCGGCATCCAGTCGGCGCTGGCGATGAACACCCGCGCGTCGTCGTCGGGGCCGAACACGTACAGCCGGCTGTGTTCGAGGAACCGGTCGACGATGCTCCGCACGCGGATCGTCTCGCTCAGGCCCGGCACCCCCGGCCGCAGCGCGCAGATGCCGCGGGCGATGATGTCGATCGGCACCCCCGCCTGGCTGGCCCGGTACAGGGCGACGATCACCTCGCGGTCGACCAGCGCGTTGAGCTTGGCGACGATCCGCGCGGGCTTCCCTGCCCGGGCCCGCGCCGTCTGCCCGTCGATCAGCTCGAGCGTCCGCCGGTGGAGATCTGCCGGAGCGACCACCAATTTCCGCCACGCGTGCCCCTGCGAGTAGCCGGTGAGGAGATTGAACACCGCCGAGGCGTCCTCGGCGATCTGCTCGTCGGCGGTGAACAGGCCGAGGTCGGTGTACGACAGCGCGGTGGTGGGGTTGTAGTTGCCGGTGCCGAGGTGGACGTAGCGGCGCAGCCCCTGCCCCTCGGCGCGGATCACCAGCGACAGCTTGCAGTGTGTCTTCAGGTCGAGGAACCCGAACACGACGTGGACACCGGCCCGCTCCATGAGCCGTGCCCAGGAGACGTTGTTGGCCTCGTCGAACCGCGCCTTGAGCTCGACCAGTGCCGTGACGTGCTTGCCCGCCTCGGCCGCGGCGATCAGGGCGCGGGAGATCGGCGAATCGCCGCTGGTGCGGTAGAGCGTCTGCTTGATCGCCAGCACGCGCGGATCGGCGGCCGCCCGGGTGACGAATTCGACGACTGGATCGAACGACTCGAAGGGATGGTGGAGGAGGATGTCGCGCGCGGCGATCTCGGCGAACAGGTCGTCGCCACGGCGCTCGAGGCCGCGTGGCATCCGCGGCGTGAACGCCCGGTCGTGGAGCTGCGGGTATCCGGGGAGGCGGTGGAGCTCCCACAGGCAGGTCAGATCGAGCGGCCCGTCGATCCGGTAGACCTCGGAGTAGCCGTCTTCGCTCCCCTGCTGGAGCTCCTCTTCGTCGATGATCGCCCGGGCCACGGAGTCGTCGGCGGCGCGGGCCGAGACCTCGATCCGCACCGCCTGGCCGCGCTGCCGCGCCTTGAGCCGTTCCTCGATCAGTTTGAGCATGTCGTCCGATTCCTGCTCGAGCAGCTCGAGGTCGCTGTCGCGCGTGATCCGGAACGTCGTCCAGGACAGGACCCGGAAGCCACCGAACAGCTCCGAGAGCCGCGCCGCGACGAGGTCCTCGAGCAGCACGAAGCGCAATTGCCCGGGAACGGCGCAGCCGACGTTGATGAACCGCGGCAGCACCTGCGGCACCTGGACGACGGCGAACAGGCGCTTCGGCCCGAGCCCCTGCTGGCGCTCGAGCTGGACGCCGATGTACAGCCCGCGGTTGTGGTAGCGCGGCGAGGGATGCGACGGGTCGATCGCCATCGGCGTGAGGATCGGCAGCGCGCGCTCGTAGAAGAAGCGGTCGATGGCCGCGCGCTGGTCGGCGTCGAGATCGGCGTGGCGCACCAGCCCGAATCCCTCGGCCGCCATCGCCGGGCCGATGCTCTCGCGGAGGCAGCGGTATTGCCGGGCCACCAATTCCTGCGTGCGGACGCCGATCCGGCGGAGCTGTTCGACGGCGGGGAGCCCGTCCGGGGCCTCGTCCTGCGGAGCGCTCTCGCCGAACGCCTGTTCGCGGAGCCCCGCCACCCGGACCATGAAGAACTCGTCGAGGTTGGAGCTGACGATCGCCAGGAACTTCAGCCGCTCCATCAGCGGGTTGTCGGGGTTCTCGGCCTCCTCGAAGACGCGGAGGTTGAACTCCAGCCAACTCAACTCGCGGTTGATGAACGCCTCGGCGGCGGTGGGCTCGATGGCGGGTGGGGGGTCGGCGACTGACATGACAGACGTGGAGCCGTGGCGCGAGCAGTGATCCGGACGGTTGGAGGACGGCCTTGGGGAGTCTACCCTGCGCTCTCCCGGCCCGCCGTCCGGAGCCCCCGCAGCACCCCGATGACCCGCCCAACTCCACCTCCCGTCCCGGCGCCGTCGCGCGGCCGCTGCATCGCTGCCGCCTGCCGGCTCGAGGCCAACGCGCCGAAGCCAGGCAACGTCCATCCCGGCGCGGCGTTTCCCGATCTCGACCACGGCGAGCTCGTCGCCGCGGGGCGGGCGCTGGCGGAGCCGTTCGACGCCGCCGCCGGGAGACCGCTCGGGAAGACGATCCTCGCCGGCGTCCGCGCGAGCCGGCGCGTCACGCGCTCCAACGCCAACCTCGGGATCGTGCTGGCGACCGCGCCGCTCGCCGCCACGCCTGGCGCGCCGGGCCCGCTCGACCCCGGCGCTGTCGAGGCGACGCTCGCCCACCTCACCCCCGCCGACGCCGCCGACGTCTGGGAGGCGATCCGCCTCGCCGCCCCGGGGGGCCTCGGGCGGCGGCCGGAACACGACCTCGCCGCCGCGCCCCCACCCGACCTGATGGCGGCGATGCGCGCCGCCGCCGGCCACGATCGGATCGCCCGGCTGTGGGCCGAGGGCTACCGGCCGCTGTACGACGGGCTCGTCGCCGACCTCGCCGCCGAGGTCGCGGCCGCGGCGACTCTCGACGACGCGATCGTGCGCGCCTTCCTCGGGCAACTCGCCCGCGAGCCCGATACCCATGTCGCCCGGCGCCATGGCGCCGGCGTCGCGGACGACCTGTCACGCGCGGCGGCAGCCGTCCTCGCAGCGCCCGACTGGCGCTCCGCCGCCCGGCGCCTCGACGCGCGGCTGCGGGCCCCGAACCGGATCAATCCCGGCACGACCGCCGATCTGGTCGCCACCGCCCTGTACATTCTCCTCTGGGAGGGCCGGTTGGCGATCGACGCCGTCGGCGCCGCAGGATGAACCGCGGGGACCCGGCCGATGGGTGAACAGTTCTCGGTCCGGCTCGAGAAGGCCGTCCACGTCTTCGCGGCGGGCCACTTCATCACGCTCACCGACGACCTCTGCGAGCCGGTCCACGGCCACAATTGGCGCGTCGCCGTCGAGTGGTCGGGAACACCCGATCGCCACGGCATGGTGGTCGACTTCATCTGGCTGCGCGACCGGCTCGCCGCGGTGCTGGCGCGGCTCGACCACCGGATGCTGCTGGCGACCGGCAACCCGCTGCTCCCGGTGGCGACGGCCACCGGCCCGCTCGGCGGCGCGGAGGTCACGGTGCGCTTCGCGAACCGGCGCTGGGTGTTTCCGGCGGAGGAGTGTGCGCTCCTCCCGGTGGCCAACACCACCGCCGAGTGGCTGGCGCGGTGGATCGGCGGCGAACTGCTCGCGACGGCGCCGGCGCGCCCAGAGCGGCTGAGCGTGGCGGTCGACGAGTGCCTCGATCAGTGGGGCACCTGGACATGGACGCCCGACTGACCGGCGCTCCGCGTTGCCCTCGCGCCCGCGTCACGGTGCCGCAGCCGGCTCGTCGACGACGAACAGCTTCGCCGCCGCGTCCCGCGCCAGGGCCACGCTCCCCCGTGGCACGCGGATCCGCATCAGGCCGCCGCCGTCGGCTTGGTGCTCGACCTCGCCGACCGTGCCGATCGCCAGGCCCGCGTCGGTGAGGTAGCGGAGGAACTCGGCCGACTGGTCGATGACGCGCGCCAGCCGGAAGGTGACGCCGGTGTCGCAGTCGGCGAGCGGCCGCGGCGGCCCGCCCGCCGGAGCCGGCAGCGACTCGCCGTCGGCGCGCGGGATCGGATCGCCGTGGGGATCGACGTCGGGGTGGCCGAGCCAGGCGTCAATCCGGTCGACGAGCAGGTCGCTGACGGCGTGTTCCATGTGCTCCGCCTCGTCGTGGACCTCGTCCCAGGTCATGTCGAGGACGCGCATCAGGAACAACTCGAGGAGCCGATGGCGCCGCAGCACGCGCAGCGCCAGCACGCGACCCGCACGCGACAGCGACACGCCTTCGTAGGGCCGGTGGGTCGCGAGGCGGGCGACGTCGAGCGTCTTGAGCATGCTCGTCACCGTGCCCGGCGAGACTCGAAGCGCCGTGGCGAGCTGCCCGGTGGTCGCCGGCCGACCTCCCTGCGACGAGGTGATCTGGTAGATCGTCTTGACGTAGTTCTCGACCGTCAGGCTGGGCATCACCCCTCTCCCGATCGCCGCGTGCCCCGGACGCCGTCATCCACCCGCGGCCATTGCCGGCCGGCGACCGCTGCCCGATGATCGGACGCAGCGGAAGCCGAGCCCAGATGGTACCCGCCCCGCCCCCACCCCGCCGGTGCGCCTCACGATGTCGCTCAACGCCGCTGCCCGGGCGATCGCCGCCGAGATCGAAGCGGGCGCGGCCGCACTTGGCGTCGCCGTACATCGCGTCGGCGGGGCGACCGTGCTCGACTGCGGTGTCGTCGCCCCCGGCAGCGACGCCGCCGGCCTGCTCGTGGCCCGCACGGCGCTCGGCGACCGCGGCCACGTCCGGCTCGACCCGGCGGGTACGGAGCCGCTCTGGCCCGGCTGCCCCTGGCCCGCGGTGGCTGTCTCCAGCGATGACCCGGTGACCGCCTGCCTGGCCGCACAGTACGCCGGGTGGAAGGTGTCGGTGGGAAAGTTCTTCGCGATGGCCAGCGGCCCGTTCCGTGCGCTGGTCGGGCGCGAGGCGCTGTACGACGACATCGGCCGGCGCGAACGCGACGACGTCGCCGTGGCACTTCTCGAGGCGGGCAAGCTCCCCGCTGAAGACGTCTGCGCACGGCTCGCGGCCGACGCCGGTGTCTCTCCCGAGCGGCTCGCGATTCTCGTCGCCCGAACGGCGAGCCCGGCGGGGACGCTCCAGGTGATCGCCCGCTCGCTCGAGACGGCGCTCCACCGTCTCCATGTCGCGGGCTTCGATCTCGAGCGGATCGTCCGCGGCAGCGGCCGTGCGCCCCTGGCCCCGGTGGCGGGCGACGACCTGGCCGCGATCGGCCTGACCAACGACGCGATTCTCTACGGCGGGCGCGTGGTCCTCGAGGTCGATGCCGACGACGACGCGCTCGCCGCGGTCGGACCGCAGGTCGTGAGCGCAGGCTCCCCCGCCTACGGAAGCCCGTTCCGCGAGGTCTTCACCCGCGCGGGGGGCGACTTCTACGCGATCGACCCGGCGCTGTTCGCGCCGGCCGAGGTGACGTTCGTCAACCGCGCCACGGGCCGGCGGCAGTCGTTCGGCCACCCCGCCCCCGAGATCGTCGCCCGGTCGTTCGCCGGCGCGTGACGAGAGCAGCCCCTGCCATGCGACTGGCGATCCTCGGCGACCCGCGCGGCTGGCATGTCGGCGACCTGCTCCGTGCCGTCGCGGCGCGCGGCCGGGCGGCGACGGTCGTCGAGTGGCCCGCGGTGACCGCGACACTCGGGCGCGGCGATACGGCCGAGGTCTTCGGCCCGGCGGCGCTGGCCGATGCCGGGGCGATCCTCGTCCGGACGATGCCCACCGGCAGCCTCGAGGAGGTGATCGTCCGGATGGACATCCTCGGCCGCCTCGCCGCGACCGGCCGGCGCGTGATCAACGAGCCACGCGGCCTCGAGGTGGCGATCGACAAATACCTGTCGCTGGCGCGGATCGCGGCCGCCGGCCTGCCGGTGCCGCGGACGGTCGTCGTGCAGCGTCCCGACGACCTGGTCGGTGCCTGGGAGTCGCTCGGCGGCGACGCCGTCTCCAAGCCGCTGTTCGGCTCGCGTGGCCGAGGGATCGAGCGGGTCGATTCGCGCGATGCCCTCGCCGGGATGGCCGCCGGCCTGGCCGAGGGACGCGTGTGCTACCTGCAGGAATTCGTGCACCACGACGGCTGGGACGTGCGGATCCTGCTGGTGGGGGACCGGGCTTTTTCCATGCGGCGGGTGGCGACGGGGGACTGGCGGCTCAATCTCGCCCGCGGCGCCCGTGCCGAGACGTTCACGCCACCGGCAGCGTGGCTCTCCCTGGCGCGCCGGGCCGCGGCCGCCGTGGGAACGGCCGTGGCGGGGGTCGACCTTCTCCCCGATCGGGACGGGGGGCTGGTGGTCTTGGAGGTGAACGGCGTCCCTGGCTGGCGGGGGCTCCAGTCGGTCTGCGACACCGACATCGCCGCCGCGGTCGTCGATCTCGCCTTGGCCGCCGGGTAGCCCCCGCTTATTCGGTTTCTTCCGAGAAAACCGACAAGGACAGTTGGCACGCTGAGACTCGGGGGAGCTGCCTCTTCTTTGGGCAGGCAACCCGTTGCCTTCCAACCAGGCACCTCTGCCTGATCGCGAGCCAGTGTCGTCTCAATGGTCACAAACCCATGAATTGGAATGACTTCGTGCCATCACTTGACCGCTGCGCAAGCATCGGTGCGGTCGCTGGAGCGGTTCCATTCGTCTCCGACGGCGAGGTCTTCCCAGGTTCACAGTTCCCGAGGATTCCATGGCACATCGGAACCATGCAGGCACGACAGCCCCCCCGGTTCGCGATCAGGCCGACACCGTTCTCCAGGTGGCCGAGCGACTCCACGCCATGGACCCCGACTGGGTCGTCTTCTTCCGGGAGGTCCTCGGGGTCGACGGGGTGATCCGCCGCAGCTTCCGCGATCCCGACTCGCTGGCGGAGTTCGAGTGCTCGCCGCAGCACGCCCGGATCCGCGACCTGCTCGACGACCTGCGGAGCCGGCAGAGGGACCGGCCCCCGGAACGGGAAGCCCAGCGGGTGGTCACGGTGCGGATGCCCCGCTCGCTCCACGAACAACTCAAGGCGGAGGCCGACGACCACCGGGTGAGCATCAACACCCTGTGCATCTCGAAGCTGTTGCGGATCCTCGACGACCGGGCCCGGCGCGAGCCGGGCAGCGGCGACGACAACGCGGATTGAACGGGCGGGACGGGACGGAGCGGACCTGTAAGCCGGGTTCTGTCCCGGCGGGGCGAACCCGCCGGTGACGGTCATGTCTCTCGGTCGCCGGTTGCCCGGCGACTCCAGCAGCCGACCCGGGGGTGGTCACGCCACGGGCCGTGGCGTGCCGGCCTTGCGGCCGATCTTCCCCCTGCTTGGCCTTGCTCCCGGTGGGGTTTGCCGAGCCGAACCGGTCACCCGGTCCGCTGGTGAGCTCTTACCTCACCGTTTCACCCTTACCGGCGGAAACCCGCCGGCGGTTTGCTTTCTGTGGCACTGTCCCTGGCCTCGCGACCGGTGGGCGTTACCCACCACCGCGCCCTTGGAGCCCGGACTTTCCTCCGTCCGGGCGGTGTCCTCCGGCCGAAGCCGTCGGGCACCGCCGTGCGGCGACCGTCCGATCCACTCCGTCCCGTGCCGCCCATTCGTCAGCTACGATAGCATGCGCGTTCGCCGGGGAAGCGATCGCGATCCCATCGCTTGCCTTCGGCGAGGGCGACGGCAACACTACCCTGCCGCAGGGGGAGTGCCTGGGATCCGGGTGATGGCGCGGGCCGTTCCCGGCGGGAGATGACGTGCCGCCGGGTGGCGGTGGGGCTCGGAAGTGGCGTTAGGCCACGGGAGAGCGGCCAGATGTACGGCGAATTGCATCCGCGCGGTGGCGGTGACACGATCCCGTTGATGAAGAAGTTTCTCGTCGTCGGGCGTCGCGAGAGTTGCGACATCGTGCTCCGCTGGCCCAATGTCTCGGGGTCGCACTGCGAATTGTCGCTCGTCGACGGCTTCTGGTATGTCAAGGACCTTGCCAGCAGCAACGGCACCAAGGTCAATGGCACGCGGGTCGCCGAACGCCGGCTCGACCCCGGCGACACGCTGTCGATCGCCCGCCATGAATTCGAGATCGTTTATGAGCCGGTCCGGCTCGGCGCGACCGGTGCACCGGTCGACGACAACGCCGGCCGCGATCCCCTGAGCCGCAGCCTCCTCGAGGCCGCAGGTCTCGAACGGCGGCGTTCGCGGGACGATTCCCGTCCCCCGCGATGAGCGGCCGGAGGCGCGATCGTGACCAGCCCGCCGGTCCTGGACCCGGCGACCTGCCCGGCAAGGGACGAACCCGGAAGTTCCGCGTCGAGCTGCGGAAGAACCGCGGGGTCCGGCGCCGCAACGGCGACCTGACGCGTGCGGTCGGCGGCGATCCCGACGCGGTGGCCGACGCCGCCGCCGGCGAACGGCTGTCGGGCAAGGGAGACCTGACGCGGAAGCGCACCGTCGTCGAACGCATCGACGACGGCGTTGCCACCTGGCGTGGGCGGGTGCTCCGCGTCCACGGGCTCGAGAGCCTCGTCCAAGCCGTCGACGGCGCGATCGTGCGCTGCACCACCAGCCGCGTCCTCCGCACGCTGTCGAGCAGCGCCCGCCATCCGATCGTCGCCGGTGACGACGTCGTCGTCCGCCCCGGCGGTGCCGGCGGCGCCGACCTGATCCAGGCGGTGGAGCCGCGCCGCACCGTCCTCTGCCGCTCGAGCCGCGGGCAGCAGCATGTCATCGTGGCCAACGTCGACCGCGTGGTGATCGTCGGCAGTGCTGCCGAGCCCGACCTCAAGCCGGGCCTCGTCGACCGCCTCCTGCTGGCCGCCGAGGGGGCGGGAATCCACCCGGTGGTCTGCATCAACAAGACCGACCTCGTCGACCGCGCCCGGCTCGTTCCCCTCGCCGGCGTGTACGCGCGGATGGGCTACCCGGTCCTTCTCTGCTCGACGTGCGACGGCACCGGCATCGCCCGGCTGCGACGTATCGTCGCCACGGGGATCACCGCCGTCGTCGGCCAGAGCGGCGTCGGCAAGTCGTCGCTGCTCAACGCCATCGAGCCGGGCCTCGGCCTCGCGGTCGCCGCGGTCAGCACCGACAACGACAAGGGGCGCCACACCACGACCACGTCGCGCCTCATCCCCCTCGCCCACGGTGGCGCGCTGGTCGACACGCCCGGCGTCCGCCAATTCCAACCGTGGCGGATCGTGCCGGCGGAGGTGCCGGCCGCATTCCGCGACCTACGGCCGTTCGCCAACCGGTGCCGGTTTCCCGATTGCACACACAGCCACGAGGCGGGGTGCGCGGTCAAGGACGGCGTCGCCGACGGCCTCCTCGACACGCGCCGTTGGGAGAGCTGCTGCCATCTCGCCGGGTCGACAGCCGAGGAGGAAGCATGAGCGGCCCCGGACCGCGCAAGGGCGTGCAGGCGGAGCGGGCGGTCGTCGTCGGCGTGCTCCTCGACGAGCCGGCGGATCCCGAGCACCCGCTCGACGAGATCGGCGGCCTCGCCGAGACGGCCGGCGCGACGGTCGTCGCCGGCTTGACGCAACGCCGTGCCAGCCCCGACCAGACGACCTACCTCGGCAAGGGCAAGGTCACGGAGCTGGCGACGCTCGTCGCCGCCAACGACGCCGACGTGGTGATCTTCGACAACGACCTGTCCCCTGCCCAGACACGGAACCTCGAGAAAGCGCTGT
Encoded proteins:
- the rsgA gene encoding ribosome small subunit-dependent GTPase A → MSGRRRDRDQPAGPGPGDLPGKGRTRKFRVELRKNRGVRRRNGDLTRAVGGDPDAVADAAAGERLSGKGDLTRKRTVVERIDDGVATWRGRVLRVHGLESLVQAVDGAIVRCTTSRVLRTLSSSARHPIVAGDDVVVRPGGAGGADLIQAVEPRRTVLCRSSRGQQHVIVANVDRVVIVGSAAEPDLKPGLVDRLLLAAEGAGIHPVVCINKTDLVDRARLVPLAGVYARMGYPVLLCSTCDGTGIARLRRIVATGITAVVGQSGVGKSSLLNAIEPGLGLAVAAVSTDNDKGRHTTTTSRLIPLAHGGALVDTPGVRQFQPWRIVPAEVPAAFRDLRPFANRCRFPDCTHSHEAGCAVKDGVADGLLDTRRWESCCHLAGSTAEEEA
- a CDS encoding FHA domain-containing protein, translated to MYGELHPRGGGDTIPLMKKFLVVGRRESCDIVLRWPNVSGSHCELSLVDGFWYVKDLASSNGTKVNGTRVAERRLDPGDTLSIARHEFEIVYEPVRLGATGAPVDDNAGRDPLSRSLLEAAGLERRRSRDDSRPPR
- a CDS encoding toxin-antitoxin system HicB family antitoxin; translated protein: MAHRNHAGTTAPPVRDQADTVLQVAERLHAMDPDWVVFFREVLGVDGVIRRSFRDPDSLAEFECSPQHARIRDLLDDLRSRQRDRPPEREAQRVVTVRMPRSLHEQLKAEADDHRVSINTLCISKLLRILDDRARREPGSGDDNAD
- a CDS encoding RimK family alpha-L-glutamate ligase, whose amino-acid sequence is MRLAILGDPRGWHVGDLLRAVAARGRAATVVEWPAVTATLGRGDTAEVFGPAALADAGAILVRTMPTGSLEEVIVRMDILGRLAATGRRVINEPRGLEVAIDKYLSLARIAAAGLPVPRTVVVQRPDDLVGAWESLGGDAVSKPLFGSRGRGIERVDSRDALAGMAAGLAEGRVCYLQEFVHHDGWDVRILLVGDRAFSMRRVATGDWRLNLARGARAETFTPPAAWLSLARRAAAAVGTAVAGVDLLPDRDGGLVVLEVNGVPGWRGLQSVCDTDIAAAVVDLALAAG